Within Mongoliitalea daihaiensis, the genomic segment GCTCTTGCAATAACCTTGTTTGGACGTTGGGAATAATACTGATATGATCGATTGGATCAATAGAAAGCTGTGTTTCGGGATCAAAAGTTCGAATACTTTCAATTTCCCTCCCAAAAAGCTCTATGCGAAAAGGAATCTCGTTGGCATAAGAAAATACGTCCAAAATTCCACCTCGAATAGAAAACTGCCCGGGTTCATATACAAAATCCGTCTTTTCAAAATCATAGGTCATCAACAGTTCTGAAATAAACGCGATATCTACCTTTTCACCCACTTTCGCAGTAAATGTATGGTCTTTCAACGATCGCTTGTTGATGACTTTTTCATACAAGGCCTCTCCATAGGTCACCACTATTGTTGGTTCATCCGGAGCATCTAGGATTTTATTCAAAATCTCAGCCCTCATAAGGATGTTGGCATTTTCTATTTCGTCAAATTGATATGGACGTTTGTAACTCGAAGGAAACAAATAAACCTGTTGCCCATTGATCAACTCCTGAAGATCATTTGTCAAGTAAGCCGCTTCTTCTTTGTCGTGTGCAATGATCAGATGAAAACCACCCACCTGCTTGATCAAAGACAAAAACACAACCATATCCAAGCTTCCGGATAGGCCCTTCAGCTGAAATTTCTTTTCCTTCTTGTCTTGAATGTGTTGAGAAAGACTTAATATAAAAGGATCATTCTCGTAGAGAGAAAGAAATGCAGACTTTTCCAAAATAGGTGTCGTTGTTATGAAGCCACAAAGGTAAGAAAATGATTTCTTTTAATTCTTTGGGCCTGTAAAAGGAAATTATAAACCAAAAGCTGAACCGTCTACCGTTTAAAATGTTTACTGTAAAAACCAATATTGATATATGACTAAAACGACCGAAAGTTGGTTTAGAAAAATTGAAAAAATGCATCCCTATCAGACACTCATGTATTTAGGCATGTTTGGGAGCGGATTGATATTTCTATTTATGACTACTGCATTTTTGGCTTCCGATACCAGTATGGTAGAAGCAACGAAATTTAGAATGCCCAAATCATTTATATTAAGTACACTAGTGTTGTTGATCAGTGGATATACTGTAAGCAAATTACTTTTGCACTACAGAGAAGACAGTGTACAAAAATTAAAAAACAGTTTATTAATCACCTTCTTTTTAGGGGTTATTTTTACTGTATTGCAATTTATCGGCTGGAAGGAATTATCGCTGATGGGAGTTGATTTTAGAGGGCTTCCCAGTGGAAGTTTTCTTTATGTACTCAGCGGTATTCATATTTTTCACTTAATTGGGGCTATGATTTTTGCATTGATAATGGTCTATCAATACAGCCGTATCGAAAAAGATGAGATCAAAAACTTAGTCTTATTGACCAATCCTTTCGAACGCATGCGTATCGAGTTATTCACTATTTATTGGCATTTCATGGATTTTATCTGGTTGGTATTATTCATGATTTTTGTCTTTGTATTTTAACACATCTATGAAAATCACCATTGAATCGAGCGTTGAACAAAATTATCTTCAAGTGAAAGAAGGGTTTAATGAACAATTATTCACGAAACTCGCTCCCCCCTTCCCTCCTGTCAAATTGTTGCGTTTTGATGGATCCAAAAAAGGAGATGTGGTATCTCTTGAGTTAAATTTTCTTTTTTTTAAACAGCGCTGGACAAGTGATATTGTAGCAGACGAAACAACAGAAGAGGAGTTTTATTTCATTGATCAAGGAGTTGAATTGCCATTTTTTCTTAAAGCATGGGAACATAAACACCGAATTATCAAAAATGGGGAAGGTAGCATCATTCGGGATGAAATTACATACAAGGGACCTTTTGGTCTAATGACGATCCTACTTTACCCCGCATTATACCTTCAATTCCTTTATAGAAAACCAATTTACCGGAAAATCTTTCGCATCAAAAAGTAAAAGCTTGCACTTAGGCAAGCTTTAAATGATCACATTCAGGGATTTGACAATCTCCATAGAGTACCAAGGAGTGAGAAGTTATGCCCGAAAGAAACTCTTTTCCCATAGCTTCCTTGATTGCATTTAATCGCTCATCTGAAAATTCACGTATTTTTCTACATTGATTGCACACATGATGATCATGGTGCTTGTAGGTCAGCGCTTGTTCATACAAAGCAACTTTATCTTTAAATTGGTGTTTGACCGCCAGACCACACTCTACCAATAAATCAAGAGTGTTATAAATAGTTGCCCGGCTGATGCTATAGCCTTTATTGCGCATCATCAAAAAAAGCCCTTCTACGTCAATATGCTCATCTTGGGGAAGCGCATACAACTCATCAATCACTGAAAAGCGTTCGGGAGTTTTTCTGCTTCCTTGTCTTAACAGATAGTTTTCAAATATTTTTTTTGCTTTTTCGACTAAAGATTTCTCGGCCATAAGGAATAATTAAAAAATAAAGATGCAGGAATTTTTGGACTTAATCAAGTTTGTGGACTTGGATTGATGCATGTCAATAATCATGATTAATGGTAAAATTGCTATTTCAACCGATAAACAAATGGTTTATTTCTTCCGTTTTTAAAAGAATATAGCTAGCTTTTGCCTGAGTACGCGTAAGCTTAATCACCTCCCTGTATGAAAATGCGAATTTTCTTTTTTCTTATTTTCTTGAGCTTGCACATACCTGTTAAAGGTCAGGTGCCTGGTTTTTTTATGAAAGACCCATCAAAAAAAGTGGAGTTACCATTCATCTTGTCTGGTAATCTGATCATCATACCTATTTCAGTAAATGGATCAGAACCTGTTAATTTTTTATTAGATACCGGAGTCAAAACCAATATTTTATTTAGTAAAAGCATTGGAGATCAAATGAATCTCCAATACACCAGAAAATTGGAATTGGTCGGGGCAGATGGAAAAGCACTGCTGTCGGCTTCTGTCTCACCCAACAATCCGATGGACCTAGGTCCTGTTGAAGGACAGCTTCAAACATTGTTGGTATTGGATGAAGACTTTTTTGAGCTGGAGGCTGTACTAGGGTTACCAATTTATGGAGTGATAGGCTATGAATTTTTCAAATACAATCCTGTCAAAATTGATTATGATCGCGCAGTGATTACTTTTTACGATACCAATCGGGTCAAATGGAGACCCTTAGGATTTAAAAAATTAACTATTTCTATGGACAACAGCAAGCCTTATGTACAAGGGAAGGTAAAACAACTGTTTGGAGAAGAAGTAAACACCAAGTTATTAGTAGATCTAGGCGCAAATCATGGTCTCTTATTGAATTTGGAAACATCCAAAGATTTACAAATGCCTCCCAGATACTTGGAAAGTGAGCTTGGTAGGTCTTTGGGTGGGGATCTCGTAGGTTATGTAGGTAGAGTGAAGTCCTTGAAACTTTCTGGAATACGGTTTACAGATATCTTAACATCGTATCCTGAGGAAACTGAATTCAGTTACATAATCAAAGAGAGTGGACGCAACGGAAGCATTGGTTCAGAAATTTGGGGCAGGACACGCATGATTATCGATTATAGAAGGGATCGGATCTTTTTCAAGCGGGGAAGTACTTTTGGAAATCCATTTGAGTTTGACATGAGCGGAATCACCCCAAAGATGGTCAGTGCCGAAGACAAACGATTCTATATTGCAGGGGTGCGATATGGTTCACCAGGTTTTATGGCAGGAGTACAAGAGGGCGACGAAATCATCAGCATCAATAAAATTCCGATCGATTTTTGGGAATTATCAGATTTAATCAAGCTTTTTAGATCAGAAGAAGGAAGAGAAGTAAGCTTAGGCCTGAGGCGTTTCGATGAAGAATTAAAAGAGTTTGAAGACCTCACTGCTAATTTTAAGCTAAAAAGACAAATATAATAGTATCTTTAGACGGTAGGAAGATTGTTTTTGATAATTGCTATATTTGATCCTCATCTTAGTAATTTTCGATTTAGCCGTCTCCTTTACATAGCGTATGTCAAATATTGTTGTAGCTTCATCAAAAAACATATTACTTACTTTCAAGAAGCATCTGGACAGTAAGATTGAGCTATTGTACATATCTACGGAAGCGCGAAGTTATGCCGAAGAAGGCGAAAAGTTTTATAAAATAGAATTCATTGAATCGTTATTTCCTACCTTCAATGGTAGTTTTTTTTATACAATTTTTGATGAACTTGGAAAAGGAGATAAACCGACAGCTCCTATTTTAATTGGTAAAAATCACTATCAATTTGTAGAAATAGAAGGCTACGTAATTGCTATGGAGGATGGGTCATACTTGGTAAATGCCCTGATATCTCCTTTACGTTTCCCATCAGAAAATAAGTATGCATGGATCTTTCAAAACGATCAAAATAAAGTTTATAACGCATTAATCAACAAAGAAAAAGTTGAAGATGTCATTGGTTGGAAAAACTTTATAAAAGAATCTTTTGATTTTTTATCAGCCGATTCAATTGCACAGTTTGAAAAAGGCAATGAAGATGCTGTCATAACCTTGTTCCCTGGCTATCTCTATTTGACAAAAAAGAAGATATCAGCCAGCCATTGTTTGGTCAAGATAGAATACTCCAAAGAAAGAAATGTTCCTCAAGCGATCGATGAAGGTGCTGACAACTTTTATTATTATGAGTTAGATCAAGAATCCTTTCAATACAACTGGTCTGGACCTATTCATAAGCTACTCGGTTACACAGATGAATTTTTACGAATGATCAGTATTTCAGATTGGAAAAAACTGATTCATCCAGATGACCATCATATCTACGAAATGGGGCAAAGCCATGCAATCAACATGGTCTACAGAATTTTACATAATGACGGACACTATATTTTTATTAAAGATGATTTAAAAAAATTTACCAATTATAATACCAACAAAACGCTCGGAACGGTATCAGATATTACTACGCTTAAAAAAATAGAAAACGATCTGCTACAGAATAAAACTGTTTTGGAGGAATTAACGGGTGTAGTTCCTGGGATGGTTTATCTAATGAAAACTTTTCAAGATCTAACACATCAATTTATTTTTGTCAGTGAAGGATGCAAACAGTTGACAGAAATAGATGCAAACAACTTTATAGATCACGAAAGTACCTTATTTAAAATTATACATCCGGATGATTTAGAAATCTTATTGGAAGCTGATAGAGCTGCTTTTGAAAAAGATCAAAGCTTTGAATGCTACTTTAGAATTATTACGCCTAGTGGGAAAATAAAATGGATTTATGGCGCATCTGACCGATTGAAACAATATGAAAATGACTCCATTTGGGCAGGAATTTTTGTGGATGTAACACAATCTAAAGATAAAGAAGAGGAGGCTAATCTTCTGATGAATAGGTATCGGTTGCTTTTTGATGAAAGCCCACTTCCAATATTTCGGTTTACTAAAGAAGGCATCATCCAAGATGTCAACAAGAGCTTCACTGAAAAGATTGACATCACGGACAAAGAAATACTAATCGGAAAAAATATTTTTGACTTGATTGGAGATAATCCCATCAAACAGGCATATTTGGACTGTATAAACAAAGGCTTTGGTTTCTTTGAAGGGCCATACCTCAGTTACTTTAACCAAAAGCTTTTTCACCTGCGTGCAACTGCAAAGCCCATTGATAATGGAGAAAACTTTCAGGCAATCCTAGAAGATATTTCTGAGCAAGAATATGTTCATAATATCATATCAAAATTGACCGAACGAACATCTAAATTTAGTGGCCAAGAATTTTTTGATGCCTTAACTGAGTTTTTTTCACTAAACCTCCAAATGAGTGATTGCTTTATCGCAGAGATTGATAGCACAAAAAATGCTGCAAAAGTAATTTCTTATCACCAAAACGGGAAAAAACAAAAGAACTTTATTTACGATTTAGAACACACCCCTTGCAAGGAATGCCTATCATCAGGTACACCTTTAATTATCCCTAATCAAGCATATAAAAAATATCCATTGGATACATATTTGGTTGATCGGCAGGTCAATAGCTACATGGCATCACCCATTCATGATGCAGAAGGAAATCAACTAGGTCTATTGGTTATGTTTGATTGTGATAGTAAAGTTTATGGGGCAGGAAAAAAAGAATTTTTGAATGTACTTTCGGATCGAATTGGGGCGGAGCTCAATCGAATAAATTTTGAAAACAGACTCATTGAATCCGAGCAGCTCTTTAGAAGTATTGCTGAAAACTTTCCTAAAGGCATCGTAGAAGTGTTGGATAATAAACTCTTCTATGTGTACACCGATGGCAAAGAATACCATGATATGGGAATTGATCCGAACCAATTGGTTGGTACAGCCCACCTGTCTAAGTACGAAAGTTATATTTCAAATGAAGTTCGTAAACAACTCGATAAAGTACTTCAAGGAGAGTCTGTCATGTTTGAAGTTATCATTGGTGATCGATACTATCTAAAAAGCGGCGTTCCCTTGTACAATAAACAAGGGAAAATAGATAGAATCCTTTTGGTAACTCAAAACATCACTGAAACCAAAATAGCCGAGGAAGAACGAGAACAATTGATCCGTGATTTAAAATCGCAAAATGAAGAGCTTCAACGCTTTGCATACATTATTTCACATAATTTGCGCGCACCTATTGTAAATATTTCCTCCCTACTAGAACTCTACAATACAAAAAACCCATCAGATGTAGAAAACGAAGAAGTAATCCACAACCTAAAAATATCCACTGATATACTCAATGATACCTTGAAAGACTTGATTGAGGTGGTGTCCATCAAAAAAAATAAGGTACCCAAGATTGAAAATATTCAATTCAAAGATCTAACAACACGGGTCTTGACTTCGTTGGCAAACCAAATCAAGGAATCCGGTGCTATCATCACCAAGGATTTTTCGGAATGTAGTAACATTAGCTATATTTTTGCACATCTTGAAAATTTCCTTATGAACTTGACTACCAATTCTTTAAAATATAAACACCCTGATAGAAAACCAGAAATTTTTATTCGAACCTTTAAAGACTCAGAAGGTTTTGTGGTTTTGGAATTTAAAGATAACGGGATAGGAATAGACCTAGAACGATATGGAGATAGACTCTTCGGGTTGTATCAACGTTTTCATTCACATGTGGAAGGGAAAGGGTTGGGTCTATACCTAGTGAGAGAACAAATCAGGGCACATGACGGAAATCTAAAAATCAAAAGTAAAGTAGGGGAAGGTACCGTATTCCATATTTTCCTCAGAAACCTAAAACCTACAACCACAACCGTCGCGGTCAATTAATTGCAAAGCCCAACAATTAATCTTTATATTCGTACAAGCAATCATCAAATTACAGCATCAAACTATGAAAAAAGCGCTTATTCCTATTGTAGTCATCGCCATTTTAGGATTATTTCTCTACACAAAAGCCGTAGGTGTATATAACATGTTTGTTCAAAACGAGGAAACTGTCAATGGTACTTGGGCAGAAGTGGAAACCCAATACCAACGAAGAGCCGATTTGATTCCAAATTTGGTCAATACGGTCAAAGGGTATGCTGACTTTGAACAGTCAACTTTGACTGGGGTGATCGAAGCACGTTCCAAAGCTACCGGCATTACCCTTCAGGCAGATGACCTAAGCCCTGAGAAAATTGCTCAATTCCAACAAGCACAAGATCAATTGAGTGGGGCTCTAAGCAGATTATTAGTTGCTGTAGAACGCTATCCGGACCTAAAGGCCAACCAAAACTTCCTAGAATTACAGGCACAACTAGAAGGTACAGAAAATAGAATTGCTGTTGCCCGTAGAAACTTTAACCAAAATGTACAGTCTTACAATTCTAATCTGAGAACATTTCCCAACAATGTCTTTGCTGGTTGGTATGGCTTTGAGCGTAAAGGATATTTTGAAGCATCAGAAGGTGCAGAAAATGCACCTACAGTACAGTTTTAAATAAAAATCATGCCCAAGAGTTTATTTTCAGAAGAGGACAGAGGTTTAATTGTTAATAGCATACAAGCCGCTGAGCTAGTAACATCAGGAGAAATTCAGGTACATATTGAAAATCATTGTGCCGATGATGTGATGGACCGTGCAGCTGAAGTATTTGAGCTGTTAAAAATGCATCAAACCAGGCAGCGAAATGCTGTCCTTTTCTATTTGGCTGTTGAAGACCATAAATTTGCCGTTCTTGGAGACTGTGGTATCAATGCAGTGGTACCTCCTGACTTTTGGGAAAATATCAAAGAACTGATGATTACGGAATTCAAAGAAGGTAATTTCACCCAAGGATTAATAGCAGGAATTGACCAATGCGGATTACAGCTCAAAGCACACTTTCCTTTTGACAAAGAAAACGACACCAATGAATTGTCAGACGACATATCCTTTGGCTAAATCTACCCATGTATAAATCCATTTTAACCCTTTTCCTTGCAACACTCTTAAGCCTTGACATGTGGGCTCAAGGAGATTTTCCAGCGCCACCCAATCCACCAAAATTGGTTAATGATTTTTCCGAGTCTTTGAATGCAAACGAGGTACATGCATTGGAGCAGAAGCTCCGCGCCTACAACGATAGCACTTCTTCCCAGGTTAGTATCGTCTTGATACAATCAGTAGGTCCTTACGACATAAGTGACTACGCCTTTCAATTAGGAGATCAGTGGGGTATTGGACGAAAAGATAAGGACAATGGAATTTTGATCTTAGCTGCTATGCAGGACCGAAAGGTATTTATTGCTACTGGTTATGGCATGGAAGGAGTTGTCCCTGATATTTTAGCCAAAAGGATTGTAGAACAGCTGATTGTACCAAATTTTCGTATGGAACAATACTATGTTGGGCTAGACAAAGCTACCGATATGATTTTCAAATTGGCTAGTGGAGAGTATCAAGCTGATAAGGTAGCTTCCGGTGCAAATGATGGAGGTGCTATTCTCTTCTTCTTATTTTTCTTTTTACTGATTTTCATCATCGCTTCCAAAAATAAAAAGGATAATAACAACCACATGGGAGGCAGAGGAGGAAATGTAGACTTATTCACTACGATCATGCTTGCAAATATGCTCAAAGGAGGGAATAGAGGAAAGTTTGGAGATTTCTCATCCGGACGAGGTGGATTTGGAGGAGGTTCTTCATTTGGGGGATTCGGAGGAGGTTCTTTTGGGGGAGGAGGAGCCGGAGGCAGCTGGTAATCACCCCATTTTTCCAGCAGCAATCACGGCCAAATCCACCATGGAAGCCTTTGCTTCTAGAAGACTGTTAGCACAAGCAACCAACGTAGCTCCTGTAGTCATCACATCATCCACCAATAAAACCCGCTTGTTTTCAACCGAATTGACGACCTGAAATACATTTTCAACATTATCTAATCGCTGCGAGCGGGACTTTCTCGTCTGAGTTTCAGTATTTACAGATCGAATAAGAGAATTTACCAAAGGAATTTGAAGGCTATCAGCAAGGCCTTTTCCAAATTGCTCGCTTTGGTTGTAACCCCTCCTTTTTTGCTTGGAAGGGTGTAAAGGTACGGGAGTAATTTGATCCCAAGCATCTGCAAACGAATGTTGTATTAATAACTGACCATAGAGCTTACCCAAGGTTACTCCGATATCCGGTTTATTTTTATACTTGAGTTGATGCAATAGCCGCTGACTCATTCCCTTTTTCGTAAATCTCAAAAAAGACATGACACGGTAAACGGGCATTAGGCCAGTAACTTTGATAACTAAGTCATTGTTCTGCGGACGGAGGTGATAATCAGTGATCGGAAGGGCTCCTTCGCATACTTTACATAGTACATGCTCAAAATCAAATAAACTCCTGCTACAACCTGCACAGGTTCTAGGAAAGACCAAAGACAAAAAATCTTCTACAATGTTGAAACGCATTCGCAAAAAGGCTTGTTAGGACTGATTGACAGGAAAATACCTGCTATATTTGTCACTTGTAATTGATACCTAAAATTTAATGAATTTAATAGAAGAATTCAATAGCTATAGAGCCCAGATGAATGAGAAAATCATGGACTCTGACAATAAAGTAATCAAACGTTTCTTCAACTTGGATACGAACACGTATGCTGATGGAGCTGTGGATGTAAAAACCAAAGAAATGATCGGTTTGGCCTGTTCTATGGTCTTAAGATGTGATGATTGCATCAAGTATCATTTGGGCAAGTGCTATGAAGTAGGGTTGACAAAAACGGAGATCTTCGAGGTGTTCTCCATTGCCACTGTGATTGGAGGGTCTATCGTCATTCCACACTTAAGAAGAGCCGTGGAATATTGGGAATTATTGGAACAGGAGGCAAGTAAATAACCATGTTGAAACGAGACCTAGAGCTGGAGAGAAAGTGGAGTAAACTCTTGGGAGGACTGGAGGAGTTGATCGGAAAAAAACCAAAAGACCTCAATGGTGTTTTATTTTTGATTGGTGTACAGGAGCTGGGACAAGGCAATAAAAACTTTTCTAAGGAAGAAAAACAAGACTTGATGCACATCGCGATCTGTAAAGTCTTGAGTTTAGCTGGTTTTTATGAGTTGGATTATATCGATCAAGAAGGTTGGCCTCATTGGAAATTAATCAAGAAACTACCACACTTTGATATTTTAGAACAGGAAAAGCTCTTGAAAATACAGGTGATGGAATACTTTGAACAAGAATTTCAGATTGAAATCAAATAAATTTAGTCAATCATAGCACTTTCAGCAATGAAAATCGTATCCTACAATGTGAATGGTATTCGTGCAGCCCTCAACAAAGGTTTTGCAGACTGGTTACAGGCTGTAAATGCCGATGTAATTGGCCTACAGGAAATCAAAGCAGAAATCCATCAATTTGACCGCCGAATATTTGAAGACATGGGTTATGAACTCATTTGGTACCCAGCAGTCAAAAAAGGATATTCGGGTGTAGCCATTTTGACAAAGCTAAAACCACTAAATATTGTCTATGGAATGGATATGAGTGTTTACGATGATGAAGGAAGAATGGTACGAGCGGATTTCGAAGATTTCTCTTTTATATCGGCTTATTTCCCATCCGGCACCACAGGAGACGTCCGACAAGACTTTAAATACAAGTTTTTAGACGACATCTACGGGTATTCGCAGGATTTAAAGAAAAATATTCCTAATTTGATCATTAGTGGGGATTATAACATTTGTCATAAGGCAATTGATATCCATAATCCAATTTCTAACAAAAATTCATCTGGTTTTCTTCCAGAAGAACGTGCTTGGATGGATAAGTTTACTGAAAGTGGTTTTATTGATAGTTTCAGAGCATTCAATTCCGAAGCGCATCAATATACTTGGTGGAGTTACCGTGCCAATTCAAGAGCTAAAAATCTTGGATGGAGAATTGACTATCATATGGCCACAGCGGGAGCAATGCAAAAAATTAAAGGAGCAAGCATCTTAGCAGATGCACAGCATTCGGATCATTGTCCCATCATGATAGAATTAGAATAGGAAAAAATTATCTAAGTAAAATTAATTAAAGCTTGATGAAATCTATTAAAATTTCAATCCCTTCTCTGATCGACAACATTAAAGTCGTAGAAAGTTTTATTGATAACGCACGGGAACAATTTCCAATAGACGAAGATATCTATGGAAATATCATGATTTCAGTAACTGAATGCGTTACCAATGCTATTCTACACGGAAACAAAAAAGATAAAGAGAAGACAGTCGACTTGGAACTTCAATTTGATGAAGAGCAAGTAACTTTCATCATCAAGGACCAAGGACCAGGCTTTGATTACGAACATTTAGAGGATCCTACGTCACCTGAAAATTTAGAAAAATCAGGTGGGAGAGGAATATACATCATCAAACATTTATGCGATGAAGTAAAGTTTGAAGATAAAGGAAGTAGAACGCTTTTAACATTCTACATGTAAGTCTATGGCTATTCACTTTTTTGAAGAAGATATACAATTCAATTTAAAACCTAAGGCCACGTACAAAAAGTGGTTAAAAGAACTTGCACAAACTCACCAAAAGAAGATTGGTGAATTAAATTACATCTTCTGTTCAGACGAGTACCTCTACTCCATAAATGTTGAATACTTAAATCATCACACGTACACTGACATCATCACATTTGATAATTCAGAGTTGGATACTACAATAGAGGGAGATATTTTTATCAGCATTGATCGAATTAAGGATAATGCAAATAAGTTAAATATTCCATTTGAGACAGAATTACAACGCGTACTAAGTCATGGAATTTTACATTTACTCGGATACAAAGACAAAAAAGAAGAGGATCAAAAAATCATGAGAGCCATGGAAGAACAATCCATCGCTCTATTTCCAATATGTTCCACGTGAAACACTGGAATAAAAACAAAGAGAAAACAAGAACTGTTCCACGTGGAACACCAAACAAAAAAAAGATATGTTTCCACAATATGATGTGATTGTAGTAGGAGCAGGGCATGCAGGTTGTGAAGCCGCACATGCTGCTGCAAAGATGGGAGCAAAGGTACTCTTATGTACCATGAATATGAATACCATCGCACAAATGTCTTGCAACCCTGCAATGGGTGGAGTTGCCAAGGGTCAAATCGTGCGAGAAATTGATGCACTTGGAGGGCTATCGGGAATCATCTCAGATAAATCCATGATCCAATTTCGCATGCTCAATCGTTCCAAAGGTCCCGCCATGTGGTCTCCTAGAACTCAAAATGATCGCATGCGTTTTGCAGAAGAATGGAGATTAGCATTGGAGCAAACACCCAATGTGGACTTTTGGCAAGAAATGATTGCTGGATTAGTGGTGAAAGAGGGAAGGGTTACAGGTGTACGAACAGGAATAGGTATAGAAATAGAAGGTAAATCCGTTGTTTTAACCAATGGGACATTCCTTAATGGAATTATACATATTGGTGAAAAACAATTTGGCGGTGGACGAACAGGAGAATCCGCAGCTAAAGGAATCACCGAACAACTGGTACAACTAGGCTTCGAAGCTGGAAGAATGAAGACAGGAACACCACCACGTGTAGATGGAAGAAGCTTGGATTATAGCAAAATGGAAATTCAATATGGTGATGAAAATCCTGAAAAATTTTCCTATTCCGACGAAACAAGCCCACTCAAGGAACAACACAACTGTTGGATAACATATACCAATAAATCAGTACATGAAACTTTAGAAACAGGATTTGATCGATCGCCTATGTTTAATGGGAGGATCCAAGGCCTGGGTCCACGATACTGTCCCTCCATAGAAGATAAAATCAATCGGTTTGCAGAACGAGAACGGCATCAAATATTTGTAGAACCAGAGGGATGGAATACCGTAGAAATTTATGTCAATGGATTCTCTACATCCTTACCAGAAGATGTACAGTATAAAGCGATGAGATTAATTCCCGGATTCGAACATGCAAAAATGTTCAGGCCAGGATATGCGATCGAATATGATTTCTTCCCACCCACACAACTCAAACTAACACTCGAGACCCACTTGATCGAAAACCTTTTCTTCGCGGGTCAGATCAATGGTACCACAGGATACGAAGAAGCAGCATCCCAAGGGTTGATGGCAGGAATAAATGCCGCTTTAAAGGTTAAGGAACAAGATCCATTCATTCTCAAAAGATCCGATGCATATATCGGGGTATTAATTGACGATTTGATCAATAAGGGTACAGAAGAACCTTATCGAATGTTTACATCCAGAGCAGAATTTAGACTCTTACTGAGACAGGACAATGCAGATTTAAGATTAACAGAACAAGGATATAAAATCGGTTTAGCAGATGAGGTACGCTACCAAAAGATGCTTCACAAAAAATCAGAAACAGCTAAACTTATCAATGATCTTCGACAAAAAAGAGTAGCTCCAGAAGAGGTTAACACGGGTCTTGAATTTATTGGATCTGCCACCATAAAGGAAAAAGTTACTGTTGAAAAACTCTTAAAGCGTCCACAAATAGGAATGGAAGAACTGAAAAGCTTACATACCGACATAGCAGAGTACTTAAAGAAATATGCGAAAGATGTTCTTGAACAGGCAG encodes:
- a CDS encoding ATP-binding protein; translation: MKSIKISIPSLIDNIKVVESFIDNAREQFPIDEDIYGNIMISVTECVTNAILHGNKKDKEKTVDLELQFDEEQVTFIIKDQGPGFDYEHLEDPTSPENLEKSGGRGIYIIKHLCDEVKFEDKGSRTLLTFYM
- a CDS encoding exodeoxyribonuclease III, giving the protein MKIVSYNVNGIRAALNKGFADWLQAVNADVIGLQEIKAEIHQFDRRIFEDMGYELIWYPAVKKGYSGVAILTKLKPLNIVYGMDMSVYDDEGRMVRADFEDFSFISAYFPSGTTGDVRQDFKYKFLDDIYGYSQDLKKNIPNLIISGDYNICHKAIDIHNPISNKNSSGFLPEERAWMDKFTESGFIDSFRAFNSEAHQYTWWSYRANSRAKNLGWRIDYHMATAGAMQKIKGASILADAQHSDHCPIMIELE
- the ybeY gene encoding rRNA maturation RNase YbeY, whose translation is MAIHFFEEDIQFNLKPKATYKKWLKELAQTHQKKIGELNYIFCSDEYLYSINVEYLNHHTYTDIITFDNSELDTTIEGDIFISIDRIKDNANKLNIPFETELQRVLSHGILHLLGYKDKKEEDQKIMRAMEEQSIALFPICST
- a CDS encoding carboxymuconolactone decarboxylase family protein, with protein sequence MNLIEEFNSYRAQMNEKIMDSDNKVIKRFFNLDTNTYADGAVDVKTKEMIGLACSMVLRCDDCIKYHLGKCYEVGLTKTEIFEVFSIATVIGGSIVIPHLRRAVEYWELLEQEASK
- the mnmG gene encoding tRNA uridine-5-carboxymethylaminomethyl(34) synthesis enzyme MnmG encodes the protein MFPQYDVIVVGAGHAGCEAAHAAAKMGAKVLLCTMNMNTIAQMSCNPAMGGVAKGQIVREIDALGGLSGIISDKSMIQFRMLNRSKGPAMWSPRTQNDRMRFAEEWRLALEQTPNVDFWQEMIAGLVVKEGRVTGVRTGIGIEIEGKSVVLTNGTFLNGIIHIGEKQFGGGRTGESAAKGITEQLVQLGFEAGRMKTGTPPRVDGRSLDYSKMEIQYGDENPEKFSYSDETSPLKEQHNCWITYTNKSVHETLETGFDRSPMFNGRIQGLGPRYCPSIEDKINRFAERERHQIFVEPEGWNTVEIYVNGFSTSLPEDVQYKAMRLIPGFEHAKMFRPGYAIEYDFFPPTQLKLTLETHLIENLFFAGQINGTTGYEEAASQGLMAGINAALKVKEQDPFILKRSDAYIGVLIDDLINKGTEEPYRMFTSRAEFRLLLRQDNADLRLTEQGYKIGLADEVRYQKMLHKKSETAKLINDLRQKRVAPEEVNTGLEFIGSATIKEKVTVEKLLKRPQIGMEELKSLHTDIAEYLKKYAKDVLEQAEVQIKYDSYIDKEQQMVEKLTNMENFRIPLQFDYMKIPALSAEGKQKLHKIKPETLGQASRISGVSPADLSILTVYLGR